A single window of Paenibacillus sp. FSL H8-0537 DNA harbors:
- a CDS encoding putative colanic acid biosynthesis acetyltransferase: MKNLIRLDQYEQAGYSRGRSGAYVLLWWLIQGTLFRFSLHNMYAWRSFLLRLFGANIGKDVLIRSTAKFTYPWKVSIGDFSWIGDHVQFYSLDEIVVGSHCVISQNAYLCTGSHKINDPAFSLEVRPIVIKDGAWVASDVFVYPGVTLHEMAVAAARSTVLKSIPANEIHAGYPAQYLRERFAKEVMA; this comes from the coding sequence ATGAAAAATCTCATACGTTTGGACCAGTATGAGCAGGCTGGCTATTCAAGGGGCAGAAGCGGCGCGTATGTTCTGTTATGGTGGCTCATACAAGGCACGCTGTTCCGGTTCTCCCTGCACAATATGTACGCGTGGCGAAGCTTTCTGCTTCGTCTGTTTGGTGCGAATATCGGCAAAGACGTATTAATTCGTTCAACGGCGAAGTTCACGTATCCTTGGAAGGTCAGCATTGGCGACTTCTCCTGGATCGGTGATCATGTCCAGTTTTATAGCTTGGATGAAATTGTAGTGGGCAGCCACTGCGTTATTTCCCAAAATGCTTATTTATGCACAGGCAGCCATAAAATCAATGATCCTGCTTTTTCGCTGGAGGTTCGGCCGATTGTCATTAAAGACGGCGCTTGGGTGGCGAGCGATGTATTCGTTTATCCCGGCGTCACCTTGCATGAAATGGCCGTTGCGGCAGCAAGAAGCACGGTGTTGAAAAGCATCCCGGCCAATGAAATTCATGCCGGTTATCCGGCGCAATATTTAAGAGAGCGATTCGCGAA